In the genome of Salinispirillum sp. LH 10-3-1, one region contains:
- a CDS encoding SbcC/MukB-like Walker B domain-containing protein → MFLKKFVFVNWGNIPAQEFDFGPINLFSGGNGSGKTTAADAIQTIMTAAHDNLFQFNPGQEEATQRGRGKQVRTLASYVLGCDDGSYARPEPTVGYLAAVFHPTQGESGEPFTAVIGMSARIEKNGQQQTARLNDQQFYLVQGHELSLGDFITESDLVGREVVPMGKLHKQLQKRLGAQVVEKYDTKKQYLRRLYAALRGREDALSEREALNAARAFSRFMAYKPVRSINGFVANEILEPKDLGEAIRTVSDLMKTINAMEGEANRLSKNIARLSQSKKQADQYVDQWIERHVLAYTLAQARYKRDQDAYLTAKNAQTDLVDQFDQRTRERQLAETQRQQVRQEQVALEARRMGISELKDKAVLESTQEKASKVLQFTSQSLVTADKARVVLTRAIADIAQLWSSERERLQAEGLSKEALRLADDSPKLQQVLTQLGDELARLLNRDWVDLDAMENSVQSTLELESQINQWMKRWLEKDRYVENTSLRDWLAKVLDRRQQRLQQLERQWQQKSADTQALEQSRIHYPGFVRSALEAIRRQLPEADASVLCDHVSVTDSQWQNVVEAYLGLARFGIVVAPEYEAEAARIVRQLPGRDGRARVIQGTRAKEDVARLSPVKDSLVDVLAFSHATAKDYLLASYGNVQRVDSIDALRHTRRGICVEGMGSGGYAMYRCELDESDLVFGQGARERAARARGEELQQLRVDMAQLEAECQRLAQLFSAVDQLTQVSVSEPYQALLQAQRDLQSAERQLADLDITQFKSLDDEFERLRDKASQLDDQIRTLDADLGKLQEQREQCDRLCKRLSEQQEKTQQAVEDHENHLEDLTHIWPDFAVDERLTLADQEAESADPDSLESRHTNMLNELNALAHDLERNVLEHNQHCQPSDAMVFAADFGQAHSVDFFSQVAGLNLEIGRIHKRLKNNVLVEKQDQLTRLRDSFNDTFVTNLCHAIYHAINDGKRILEELNQELEHHRFGADKERYWFDWSWVPEYQEYWQFFEEVTRSPGLGEKQTLFTLELSAKSQRVRDQIMGMLLDEDEQRALRELERISDYRNYRNYEIYKQPANKEPIALSQYGTGSGGQLETPAYIIRSAAITSAFRFNEGDAHLRMVLVDEAFSKMDEARSKEVIEYLTESLGLQLLFIMPTSKSGPFMDLISNQFVFSKVPTANGMRIGELNSRVLVDRQRCNTEQIQNLWANHRRIIRHQAELDFMEAFAE, encoded by the coding sequence ATGTTCTTGAAGAAATTCGTATTCGTAAACTGGGGCAACATTCCTGCGCAGGAATTTGATTTCGGCCCTATCAACCTGTTTAGCGGTGGCAATGGCTCGGGCAAGACCACGGCCGCCGATGCCATTCAAACCATCATGACCGCCGCGCACGACAACCTGTTCCAGTTTAACCCTGGGCAAGAAGAAGCGACGCAGCGTGGACGTGGCAAGCAGGTGCGTACCCTGGCTTCTTATGTGCTGGGTTGCGACGACGGCAGCTACGCCCGCCCTGAACCGACGGTAGGATATCTGGCGGCGGTGTTTCACCCGACGCAAGGCGAAAGCGGTGAGCCCTTTACGGCCGTTATCGGCATGTCGGCACGTATTGAAAAGAACGGTCAGCAGCAAACCGCGCGCTTGAACGACCAGCAGTTTTACTTGGTGCAAGGTCACGAACTCAGTTTGGGTGACTTTATTACCGAGAGTGATTTGGTTGGGCGTGAAGTGGTGCCCATGGGCAAGCTGCATAAGCAATTACAAAAGCGTTTAGGCGCGCAAGTGGTCGAGAAATACGACACCAAAAAGCAGTACCTCCGCCGACTGTATGCCGCCTTGCGTGGCCGCGAGGATGCGCTGTCCGAGCGGGAAGCGCTGAACGCGGCGCGCGCCTTCTCGCGCTTTATGGCCTACAAGCCGGTACGCAGCATCAACGGTTTCGTGGCTAACGAAATTCTGGAGCCTAAGGACTTGGGCGAAGCCATTCGCACGGTGTCGGATTTGATGAAAACCATCAATGCGATGGAGGGCGAGGCCAACCGGCTCAGTAAGAACATTGCGCGCTTAAGTCAGAGTAAGAAGCAAGCTGACCAATACGTCGATCAGTGGATCGAACGACATGTGCTGGCTTATACCCTAGCGCAGGCGCGCTACAAGCGCGATCAAGACGCCTATTTGACCGCTAAGAATGCGCAGACGGACTTGGTGGACCAGTTCGATCAACGCACGCGCGAACGCCAATTGGCCGAAACCCAGCGCCAGCAAGTTCGCCAGGAGCAGGTGGCGTTGGAAGCCCGGCGCATGGGCATCAGCGAACTGAAAGACAAAGCGGTGCTGGAAAGCACACAAGAGAAAGCCAGCAAGGTGCTGCAGTTCACCTCGCAGTCGTTGGTGACGGCAGATAAAGCCCGTGTTGTGCTGACTCGCGCAATCGCCGACATTGCTCAGCTTTGGAGCTCCGAGCGCGAACGCCTGCAAGCCGAAGGGTTAAGCAAAGAAGCCCTACGATTGGCCGACGACAGCCCCAAATTGCAGCAAGTGCTGACCCAATTGGGTGATGAGTTGGCGCGCTTGTTAAACCGCGATTGGGTTGATTTGGATGCTATGGAGAACAGTGTACAGAGCACGCTGGAATTGGAAAGCCAAATTAACCAGTGGATGAAACGCTGGCTCGAAAAAGATCGCTATGTGGAAAACACCAGTTTGCGCGATTGGCTGGCCAAGGTACTTGACCGTCGTCAGCAGCGTTTGCAGCAGCTGGAGCGCCAGTGGCAGCAAAAATCGGCGGATACCCAAGCTCTGGAGCAGTCGCGTATTCATTACCCTGGTTTCGTCCGGTCGGCTCTGGAAGCCATTCGGCGGCAATTGCCGGAAGCCGATGCATCGGTGTTGTGTGATCATGTAAGTGTCACCGATTCGCAGTGGCAGAACGTGGTGGAAGCCTATTTGGGTTTGGCCCGTTTTGGTATTGTGGTGGCTCCGGAGTACGAAGCGGAAGCTGCACGTATCGTCCGGCAATTGCCGGGGCGTGATGGCCGCGCACGTGTCATTCAAGGGACGCGAGCAAAAGAAGATGTTGCCCGGCTCAGTCCAGTAAAGGACTCCCTGGTTGATGTTTTGGCGTTTAGCCACGCCACCGCCAAGGACTACCTACTGGCCAGTTACGGCAATGTACAACGGGTCGACAGCATCGATGCTTTGCGCCATACCCGGCGCGGTATCTGCGTTGAGGGTATGGGCAGCGGTGGCTACGCTATGTACCGCTGTGAATTGGACGAAAGTGACTTGGTGTTCGGGCAGGGTGCACGCGAACGCGCCGCCCGAGCGCGAGGCGAAGAGTTGCAGCAATTGCGCGTCGACATGGCGCAGTTGGAGGCAGAATGTCAGCGTTTGGCGCAGTTGTTCAGTGCGGTTGATCAGTTGACTCAGGTGTCAGTCAGTGAGCCGTATCAGGCCTTGCTGCAAGCGCAACGCGACCTGCAATCCGCTGAACGTCAGCTCGCGGACTTGGACATTACCCAATTTAAATCGCTGGACGACGAGTTTGAGCGTTTGCGCGATAAAGCCAGTCAACTAGATGATCAAATTCGTACGTTGGATGCCGATCTCGGTAAATTGCAAGAGCAGCGCGAGCAGTGTGACCGATTATGTAAGCGCCTCAGCGAGCAACAAGAAAAGACTCAGCAAGCGGTGGAGGATCATGAAAACCACTTAGAAGACTTGACGCACATTTGGCCGGACTTTGCGGTGGATGAGCGCCTCACGCTGGCTGATCAGGAGGCGGAAAGTGCCGACCCAGATAGCTTGGAATCACGCCACACCAACATGCTGAACGAGCTGAACGCGCTGGCGCATGATCTTGAACGCAATGTGTTAGAACACAATCAACACTGCCAACCCAGTGATGCCATGGTGTTTGCGGCTGATTTTGGCCAAGCGCACAGCGTCGATTTTTTCAGTCAAGTTGCCGGTTTGAACCTTGAAATAGGGCGCATTCACAAACGTCTGAAAAACAACGTGTTGGTGGAAAAACAGGATCAGCTCACACGCTTGCGTGACAGTTTCAACGATACTTTTGTCACCAACCTGTGCCACGCCATTTACCACGCCATTAATGACGGCAAGCGAATTCTGGAAGAGCTTAACCAAGAGCTGGAGCATCACCGGTTTGGTGCCGACAAAGAACGCTATTGGTTTGACTGGTCTTGGGTGCCTGAGTACCAAGAGTACTGGCAATTCTTTGAAGAGGTAACGCGTTCGCCCGGTTTGGGCGAGAAGCAAACCCTGTTCACCTTAGAGTTGTCGGCCAAGTCGCAGCGCGTGCGTGACCAGATCATGGGTATGCTGCTGGATGAAGATGAGCAACGTGCGTTGCGCGAGCTGGAGCGGATCTCCGACTATCGCAACTACCGCAATTACGAGATCTACAAGCAGCCAGCGAACAAAGAGCCCATTGCCTTGAGTCAATACGGCACGGGTTCCGGTGGTCAGTTGGAAACGCCTGCCTACATCATTCGCTCGGCGGCCATCACCAGTGCGTTCCGTTTCAACGAAGGCGATGCGCACCTGCGCATGGTGCTGGTGGATGAAGCCTTTTCCAAAATGGACGAAGCGCGTTCGAAAGAAGTTATCGAGTACCTGACCGAGTCACTGGGCTTGCAGTTGTTGTTTATTATGCCAACCAGCAAGTCTGGCCCGTTTATGGACTTAATCAGCAATCAGTTTGTGTTCTCTAAGGTG